Sequence from the Phycisphaerae bacterium genome:
GATCGATCGCCACTTCCCGGGCGTCTCGGTTGTAGTTGACTATGTTCAAGAGGTATCCATCGCCGTCGCGGACGAGCCGCCATTCGATCCCATCGGGTATGCCGCCGTCGACGGTAACCTCGGCTGGGAGTTTGCCCATCCGCGTTTCGACCGCGACCTTCATCGCCTCTCCCAACCCCTGGAATTTCTCGTTCGCTGCGAGCTCGACCATCGGCACGCTGAATTCCAGGTGGTTTTCGTAAGGGTCTTTGGCGAGGCTGCGGCCGATGGAGATCACCGCTTTGCCTCGGCCGGTGAACTCCATCAGTCTCTCAGCCGTCGCGGGCAACACGTGCACCGCGTTGGGAGCGACGATCACCTCCAACTCGCCGAACTCCCCGCGGGCGATCTGCTTTTCGCTGATGAACCCGATCTTGTGGCCCATGAAGCTGAGCTGCTTGTAGGCTTCGATCCCCGCTGCGTCGTAGTTGTCCTCGGGCCGCGGATATTGCGTGTCTTTTATCATGGCGGTAGGGGAGTAGAGGATGGCGATTTGCGGCTTGGCGTCGAAGAAGGCTTTGATTTCGTGGATCAGCCGGTTGGCATCGAGGGTGGCCTGGTTGAGGGCGGCGATGCACATGGGCCGTTCGGCGAAAAGGCCCTTGGTATGGTGGTATCCGCTGTCCTCCCGCTGCTCCATCCACGACCAGGTGGAGGAGAGGGCCAAGCCGTGCATGTACTGCTGGAACAGGCAGGCATAGACGTAGTCGTACGGAATATCGCGCCCTTCGGCGTCACGGATGATGTGGTTTTCCGCGTTGATGATGGCGGCCGGCTTGAGCGAACAGAGCAGATCGTAGTTGAGGGCGGCGTCGAGCCACGTGCAGCGGTAATCGCCCTCGTTGTAGTAGAGGAACACATCGCAGGAGTTGAGGTCCGACCACTCGGCGAAGCGTTCGAAATCGACGCTGCCGGAATAAGACCGGGCGAACCCGGCGGCGATCGGCTTGGCGTAGACCCGCGCCGCGGGCCACGCCTCGCGAACGACGTCGGCCAGCCATTGGTGCCAGTCACTGAACATTTCCTGGGCCCAGATGTGCCACTCCCACCAAAGCACGCGATTCTCGGGAACAAGGCCTTGGACGTTTTCGGGCAGGATCTCTTCAAAGCTGCGGAATTGTGTCTTCCAGACGGCGTTGAGAGTCCCGATGTCCTCGCCGTACTTGGCTTTCAGGTGGGTCAGGAACATGGCCCGCTGGACGGGACTGTCGTAGAGGCCGCCGGTGAAGGCGGTCTCGTTGGCGATGTCGATGCTGTGCACGACGTTGGCGTGCGGGTCGTCCCTGATTTCGCGGACCACGTTCTCGACGAGAAAGCCGAGGATCCGCTTGGCCGCGGGCGTGTTGATCTGGTAGTTGAACCACCCGAACGAGCCGCCGCCGCATTCGCTGGGGATTCGCAGCTCGGGATGGGCGTCGTAAACCCACGGCAGCAGGTGCACCGCCCAGAGGTTGTAGGTGATGATAAAATCACTGTCGTATGCGGATTGGTAGAACCGCGAGAAGCGATCGCGGAAGCTGTTGTAATAGAAGGGGCCTTTGATGCCCTTGGCCATTTCGTACAGGCTTTGCGGCTGGGCGAAATTGGGAGGAAAATCCAGGTTGTAGACCTGCGCAGCCCAGGTCGGCTTGCACATCTCGATCATGGCGTTTCCGCCCATTGCCTTGAAGAGGGGCAGATTGGCGAAGAAACTCATCGACGAATTGGCCAGGTTCGGCGAGTCGACGATCTCGCCGACGTCACCGGCAGCTTCGACAGTCTCGCCGTTTTCCTTGACGAAGACAGCCGTGCCCTCCGCGGGATGGGTATCAATGTTCCAGTCGATGTTCATGCAATAGCCGTTAAAGACGACGGGGCGCACGGCGGTGTGGCCGAAATCGTCCACTGTTTTGGCGTTCGGATAGCCGTCGACCATCGCGATCGGCGAGCTGACGTAGCGGTACGTTCTGAACCGGTCCGTAATCCTGTCTTCCGCGATGGCGTCGCATTCCGCCTTCGCCATCGCCAGAAGCGATTCGAGTTCCGAAATCCTCCGCGTCGCCTTGCCCAGGTAGTACGCTGAGCCGTTGGCCTGGTAGTCGGCCAGGTTGTCCCTGGCGAAGCGGGCCTGGCTCGAGAGGACGGCCAGTTTGCTCTGGAGGTATCCGGTCGGCAGGCCGCGCCGCTGAAGCTCCGTGGTCCGTTCCCAAAGATCAGCGGTCTGCTTTTCGATGCTCTCGATCGTCTCCTTGACGTCGAGCTTACAGAAGTCGAAGGTCTTGACCGGCAAATCGTCAGCCAGGCAGCGGACGGCGATCGGGCCGCTTTGGAACTCATCGAGGCCAAACGCCGTGTCCAGCCGCCCGACCGCGTTGGTCGGCAGGTCAAGCTGGATCGGATGGTAGAGCAGGCTCTTTCGGCGGCCGGCTTGGTCCTCGACCACCACGTCAAACCGCCGACCGTTGAGCTGGTCCATGCCGCACAGGAAGAGGGGACCGCCCGCGCCGCCGACGTATTCCTTTTTGAAGACGCCGACCACGTTCGGCTGACCGTCGTCAAGAATGGCGATCAGGTTGTCTTCGGTGCTCTTGGCGTCGCCGATGCCCTTGCTCAGGAATATCCACCCCTTTCGGCCCTGGCCGTCGTTGTCGTTGACGATCAGGTTGAAGCCGAACGCCCGCCGGTCCTTGCGGTCGATGGCGTTGAGGAATGTCCACGACAGGACGGCTTCGATGAAGTAGCCCTTGGCCGTTCGCGTGACGGTAAAGTCGCATTCCCGGGCGGTCGGCGCGCGGCCGATGGTCCAGCACCACGCCAGTTGCGTCTCCGGCGTCGGTCCGGGGGCAAGACCGATCTCCTGGTCGTTGCCGTCCCAGTGCGGCGTCCGATCCAGGCCCTGGTCGATCGCTATCTGGATGCTGTCGCAGTTGTACATCCCCTCCGCCTTGATGGGCGTCAGCGAGAGGTAATCCTGTCCGGCGACGATCGCGTCGTCGGTGACGTCCACGTACAGGTGCAAGCCGCGGTCGCTGTAGGCCAGGGCGAAGGCGGCACTAAGGTCCTGGTCGTCTTTGATCTCCGGCGTCGACTTGTGTTCGGTGTCCGCGCCGATCGAATAGACGGGCAGATCGGAAGGGATTGACGCAGCCGGTGTCGCGGCGGCTGGTTCCTGTCGGACCAGATAGACCTTCTTTTCCGCCAGGCGTTGGGCGGGCACGATCTCGATGGGATTGTAGGGCTGGATGCGAAGATCATCGATACAGTAGACGCCGGGCACGTCGAGTTGAACCACCAGCAGCACGTTTCCCGATGCGTCGATATCGTCCGGGTTGAGCGTAAAGGGGACGGTAAATTGCTTCCACGCCTTCTCCCACTGGTCCGCCAGCAGGTCGAAACACGTCCAGCGGTTGCCCAGAAACAGGATCAACCCGCGATGGGCCCCTTCGCCGCTGACCTGTTTGGCCCAGCCGGTCAGCGAATAGGGCACGCCGAGTTCCAAGCCGCTGAACCGATGCACCGCGCGGACCCAGCGGTCCGCTTGCCATCCCTGCTTATACGTCATCTGAAGCGACCGCTGGCCTTCCGTCTTCTCCTGGGCCGTCAGTTCCACCGTGCCTTCGGCGTCCGGCGAGAGCCACGGTGCCCATTCGAGCGGCAGAGTCGGATTATTGGGATCGGCGTACTCGAACGAACCGTTGCCAATACCCAACGAAGCGGGTGTTTCCGCCGCGGCGGCTTGTATGAAAAGGGACAGAACCGCCAACGCGGGCAAGGTTGTGACACGTACTTTGTGCAGCCGCACGGTCATCACCGCTCCAGTCGGCTGTACGCCAGTTCCGGTTTCAGTCGGATCACCTGCCCAGCAGGTTGACGCTCGAGCACCCAGCGCTGGAGCAGATCGGCGGCCCGGGCCACCATCGCCGTCGAGTCGCAGACCAGGTCCAGTACGCCCGCCTGCCGATAGCGCCGGCAGCGCATGTTCGGGCCGATGCCCCGCATCGTGGCGAGCTGCATCTCCGGAAAACGGTCCACCAGCCCCGTCTCGACGATCACGTATTCGAGAAACTCATCCTGGGTCGAAAACACCGTGTCATAGCCGCCTTCGCGGATCAGACGCTCCACGTACGGTTCGTAGAAATCGACCCCGCTGAAGTCCGACTGGTTGATGTTGTGGATGACCCTGGTGATCGGAAGCTGCACGATCGTCACATCGGCCAGGCGGCCCAGCCTCGCCGCCTCGCTGTGGATGCCAGCCGTCAACAGTTCGTACGCGCTGATCCGCAGATCGTCCATCAGCACCAGCAGCCGCCGGCGCGACATCTGGTCCAGGATGCGCCGGCAGAGCGCCCGGCCGCCGTCCTCATAGTCGTGGATCACCGCGGGCAACTCGGCCCCGGCCATCAACCGGTCGATCAACACCACCGGCGTCTGACGGGCCAGGTCGGCGAAGAACGGGCCGTTCGGGTCGTCGCTGGTCGGCCAGATCAGCAGCCCCTTGACCCCGTTTTCGATCAAATGCGCAGCGAACTGGCGCTCGAGCGCCGGGTCGTCCCGGCTCGACCGCATCACCGAGAAATTCGACCGTTCGGCGAAGGCCTCATCGACGTGTTCGAGCACTTCCCGGCGGAAGCTCATGGACACCAGGTACGGATGGATGACCCCGAAGACCAAAGCTGTCCGGCTGCACGAGTCGGCGTCCTCAACGGTCATGCCCCGGCCCGGGCGGGTGACCACGATCCTCGCCTCTTCGAGCTTGCGAACGGCCTTCTGGATGACGGTCAGGCTGACCCCGAATTCCTCGCCGAGGGCCCGGAC
This genomic interval carries:
- a CDS encoding GntR family transcriptional regulator — its product is MSTIKTPLYLQVAQTLKQRVRTGAYEPGQPLPSVRALGEEFGVSLTVIQKAVRKLEEARIVVTRPGRGMTVEDADSCSRTALVFGVIHPYLVSMSFRREVLEHVDEAFAERSNFSVMRSSRDDPALERQFAAHLIENGVKGLLIWPTSDDPNGPFFADLARQTPVVLIDRLMAGAELPAVIHDYEDGGRALCRRILDQMSRRRLLVLMDDLRISAYELLTAGIHSEAARLGRLADVTIVQLPITRVIHNINQSDFSGVDFYEPYVERLIREGGYDTVFSTQDEFLEYVIVETGLVDRFPEMQLATMRGIGPNMRCRRYRQAGVLDLVCDSTAMVARAADLLQRWVLERQPAGQVIRLKPELAYSRLER